A single region of the Ferrimicrobium sp. genome encodes:
- a CDS encoding tyrosine-protein phosphatase, with protein MTGERALRVDGLVNARDLGGLRRRNGSYTPRGVFFRSENVDRVSEAGWEQIWEAGIRTVVDLRQPSERSCDVGSRPGWLTIRQVDLDGLDNEDFWSNYWDNGLKGTALYFLPHLQAMPERAGAALSAILNAPPGGVMFHCMSGRDRTGMIAMLLLRAVDADTEDIVDDYLETVRLGELRAASENQDNDENAREELCRSHGTTTENAFRSALSQLQLPAFLTLADLSEPDLEALRSWRNTIQD; from the coding sequence ATGACGGGCGAACGGGCACTTCGTGTAGACGGACTTGTAAACGCGCGAGATCTTGGTGGCCTTCGACGACGCAACGGCAGCTACACGCCGAGGGGTGTCTTCTTTCGCTCCGAGAACGTCGACCGGGTGAGCGAAGCGGGCTGGGAGCAGATCTGGGAAGCAGGGATACGTACAGTCGTTGATCTTCGCCAGCCGAGTGAAAGAAGCTGCGATGTTGGATCCCGGCCCGGCTGGCTGACGATACGCCAGGTCGATCTGGACGGCTTGGACAACGAGGACTTCTGGAGCAACTACTGGGACAACGGGCTCAAAGGCACGGCACTCTACTTTCTCCCTCATCTTCAGGCGATGCCAGAGCGCGCCGGTGCGGCTCTGTCGGCAATCCTGAATGCTCCACCGGGTGGAGTAATGTTCCATTGCATGTCGGGACGGGATCGCACAGGCATGATCGCGATGCTGTTGTTGAGAGCTGTCGATGCCGATACTGAGGACATCGTTGACGACTACCTGGAGACTGTCCGTCTTGGCGAGTTGCGGGCAGCCTCCGAGAACCAAGACAACGACGAGAACGCGAGGGAAGAGCTATGTCGCTCCCATGGCACCACGACCGAGAACGCCTTTCGCTCGGCGTTATCGCAACTGCAACTTCCCGCCTTTCTCACCTTGGCCGACCTGAGCGAACCCGACCTAGAAGCCCTGCGTAGT